In a single window of the Balneolaceae bacterium genome:
- a CDS encoding efflux RND transporter permease subunit, protein MADLADVRSEAETGSEGETDVFLTMRDANRQSIDDLMSMPVQVNEATSVKLASMADNRIENSARAIQRQDRRTSMGVTVNLDGITMEKARTDIATVMDQISYPAGYGWSYGRSFQDDQQAMDEMIVNMLLAMFLIYLVMASLFESVLFPSSIITSIFYGVVGIFWFFMVTGTDFSFMAMIGILILMGIVVNNGIVLIDHINQLRERGLSRMEAIVQGGRDRMRPILMTAGTTVLGLLPLCFGSTQIGGDGPPYFPMARAIVGGLAFSTVITLLILPVIYLILDDLKNWSARTLASGRP, encoded by the coding sequence GTGGCCGACCTGGCCGACGTACGCTCGGAAGCCGAGACGGGTTCCGAGGGCGAGACCGACGTCTTCCTGACCATGCGCGACGCCAACCGCCAGAGCATCGACGACCTTATGTCCATGCCTGTGCAGGTGAACGAGGCAACCTCCGTTAAACTGGCTTCCATGGCGGACAACCGTATAGAGAACAGCGCCCGGGCCATCCAGCGGCAGGACCGCCGCACCTCCATGGGCGTGACCGTGAACCTGGACGGCATCACCATGGAGAAGGCGCGCACGGACATAGCCACCGTCATGGATCAGATCTCCTACCCCGCCGGCTACGGCTGGAGCTACGGTCGCAGCTTCCAGGACGACCAGCAGGCCATGGACGAGATGATCGTGAACATGTTGCTGGCCATGTTCCTGATCTATCTGGTGATGGCTTCCCTCTTCGAATCGGTGCTCTTCCCCTCCAGCATCATCACTTCCATCTTCTACGGGGTGGTGGGCATCTTCTGGTTTTTCATGGTCACAGGCACCGATTTCAGCTTTATGGCCATGATCGGCATCCTTATCCTGATGGGCATCGTGGTCAACAACGGTATCGTGCTCATCGACCACATCAACCAGCTGCGCGAACGGGGACTCTCCCGCATGGAAGCCATCGTACAGGGGGGACGCGACCGCATGCGTCCCATTCTGATGACCGCCGGCACCACCGTGCTGGGTCTGCTGCCCCTCTGTTTCGGATCCACCCAGATCGGGGGCGACGGACCTCCCTACTTTCCCATGGCGAGGGCCATCGTTGGCGGACTGGCCTTTTCAACGGTAATAACCCTGCTCATTCTGCCCGTCATCTACCTCATCCTGGACGATCTCAAAAACTGGTCGGCCCGCACCCTCGCTTCAGGCCGCCCCTAA
- a CDS encoding aldo/keto reductase codes for MQYKNIQGIDVPEIGLGTYKLHERECANAVRMALDMGYRHIDTAQMYKNEREIGESMKISNVSREQIFLSTKIWHTNLDSDEVLQTTEESLRNMQTPYVDLLMIHWPNEQYDLRATIEAMLVLRDQGKAMNIGVSNFPLSLLKEVNDEIRAPIFCNQVEFHPYIDQLDILDYAIEKEILLTAYSPIARGRVEQDETIREIAEEHGKTPAQVALRWLIEQENVVAIPKASSREHLEENIDIFDFHLSDEEFERIDGLEKGVRLVNPSFAPDWE; via the coding sequence ATGCAATACAAAAACATTCAGGGAATTGATGTGCCCGAAATCGGATTGGGCACCTACAAACTTCACGAAAGAGAATGCGCCAATGCGGTGCGAATGGCGCTCGACATGGGGTACCGTCACATCGACACGGCCCAGATGTACAAGAACGAACGTGAGATTGGCGAGTCGATGAAGATCTCCAACGTATCTCGGGAGCAAATCTTTCTGAGTACCAAAATCTGGCATACCAATCTGGACTCCGACGAGGTGCTGCAGACCACCGAGGAGAGTCTTCGCAACATGCAGACGCCCTACGTGGACCTGCTGATGATCCACTGGCCCAACGAGCAGTACGACCTGCGCGCCACCATTGAGGCCATGCTGGTGCTGCGCGACCAGGGCAAGGCGATGAACATCGGAGTGAGTAATTTTCCCCTCTCCCTACTGAAAGAGGTCAACGACGAAATACGCGCTCCCATCTTCTGCAACCAGGTGGAATTTCATCCCTACATCGACCAGCTCGATATACTCGATTACGCCATCGAAAAGGAGATCCTGCTGACCGCCTACAGTCCTATCGCACGCGGCAGGGTGGAGCAGGACGAGACGATCCGCGAAATCGCCGAGGAGCACGGCAAGACACCTGCACAGGTAGCCCTTCGCTGGCTCATTGAGCAGGAGAACGTGGTGGCCATTCCCAAGGCCTCCAGCCGCGAGCACCTGGAAGAAAACATCGACATCTTCGATTTCCACCTCAGCGACGAGGAGTTTGAGCGCATTGACGGCCTGGAGAAGGGCGTCCGCCTGGTCAACCCCAGCTTCGCCCCCGACTGGGAATAG
- a CDS encoding DUF92 domain-containing protein, whose protein sequence is MGRHTTYLLLFALVGVFVFFAPPENQFLVILGALLSVILAVSGFYLNWLTLDGVPAATLVGTVSFGLGGLPMAGLLLIFFLSSSLISGLPLFRGDPPAPASAEREERLRRRPPGREGRRTGSQVWANGFWLVLCLLLLHVTGEHLFTASAVAALAAATSDTWSTELGTHRMPGNTWSLTSLRPVPAGSDGGISLPGTLAGVAGSALLAGAGTWFYSLNLVWFFIIFSSGFLGCLFDSLLGATSQDSLTLEFPMPFTERPWSLGIDNNTVNWLATGFASLWALILNGIYL, encoded by the coding sequence GTGGGCCGCCACACCACCTACCTTCTTCTCTTCGCCCTGGTGGGCGTGTTCGTCTTCTTTGCCCCCCCTGAAAACCAGTTCCTGGTCATTCTTGGCGCCCTTCTTTCGGTTATATTGGCGGTGAGTGGGTTCTACCTGAACTGGCTCACCCTGGACGGAGTTCCCGCCGCCACGCTGGTAGGCACCGTGTCCTTCGGGCTGGGGGGACTGCCCATGGCGGGCCTGCTGCTGATCTTTTTTCTGAGCTCTTCCCTTATTTCCGGGCTTCCCCTGTTCCGGGGCGACCCGCCCGCCCCCGCATCGGCCGAGCGGGAAGAGCGGCTGCGCCGCCGTCCTCCGGGCAGGGAGGGGCGCCGCACCGGCTCCCAAGTCTGGGCCAACGGCTTCTGGCTGGTACTCTGTCTGTTGCTGCTGCACGTCACCGGCGAGCATCTCTTCACAGCCAGCGCAGTGGCTGCGCTGGCGGCCGCCACCTCCGACACCTGGTCCACCGAACTCGGCACCCACCGCATGCCCGGCAATACCTGGTCGCTTACAAGTCTTCGCCCCGTACCGGCCGGTTCCGACGGCGGCATCAGCCTGCCGGGTACCCTGGCCGGAGTGGCCGGCAGCGCCCTTCTGGCCGGAGCCGGCACATGGTTTTACTCCCTGAATTTGGTGTGGTTTTTTATCATATTCTCCTCCGGGTTTCTGGGCTGCCTCTTCGATTCCCTGCTGGGAGCAACTTCACAGGACAGCCTCACGCTGGAATTCCCGATGCCTTTCACGGAGCGTCCGTGGAGCCTGGGCATCGACAATAACACGGTGAACTGGCTGGCCACGGGCTTCGCCTCGCTCTGGGCCTTAATTCTAAACGGGATTTATCTATGA
- a CDS encoding Maf family protein: MSDPLPLCLASASPRRKKLLRELGLRFLVRAPRVEEHLPGSPSPEELVQELALRKARNVFSSDMGLVIGADTVVVHRGEVLEKPGSPAEAEAMLQRLCGDRHEVLTGVALIKSHGQNESGEHTFVERTQVRFGNVDNALIREYVASGSPMDKAGGYGIQDPLAGLMVAGIRGDYYNVVGFPLHAFYRQLRSHAPEYVEMITTSA, from the coding sequence ATGAGCGATCCCCTTCCCCTCTGCCTGGCTTCAGCCAGTCCCCGCCGGAAAAAGCTGCTTCGGGAGCTGGGACTCAGGTTTCTTGTGCGGGCGCCCCGCGTCGAGGAACACCTGCCCGGATCGCCTTCCCCGGAGGAGCTGGTACAGGAACTCGCCCTTAGAAAGGCCCGCAACGTATTCTCCTCCGACATGGGACTGGTCATCGGGGCGGACACGGTGGTGGTGCACCGCGGAGAGGTGCTGGAAAAGCCCGGATCCCCTGCGGAGGCCGAAGCCATGCTGCAAAGGCTCTGTGGTGACCGCCACGAGGTGCTGACGGGCGTGGCCCTGATAAAATCTCACGGCCAAAACGAATCGGGCGAGCATACGTTCGTAGAGCGCACCCAGGTGCGTTTCGGCAACGTTGATAATGCCCTCATTCGAGAGTATGTTGCCTCCGGAAGTCCCATGGACAAAGCTGGGGGCTACGGCATCCAAGATCCCCTGGCGGGCCTTATGGTCGCAGGCATACGGGGCGACTACTACAACGTAGTCGGTTTTCCTCTCCATGCCTTCTACAGGCAGCTAAGATCCCATGCCCCAGAATATGTCGAGATGATTACTACAAGCGCATGA
- a CDS encoding dicarboxylate/amino acid:cation symporter has protein sequence MKAWYKRLHWQIIIGLILGLLWGLAASFWGFTEITVDYIQPVGTIFINLLQLIAIPLVLASLVVGVTSLNDMAKLSRMGGKTIGIYLVTTILAITIGLTVVNVIQPGDALPQETQQSLMANYQQNLEGSSEDAQEVMDRTLMDFFVDIVPTNVISAASDNGNMLQVVFLAILLGIGLIQIPVQKGGALINFFDALNEVIIKIVDFIMLLAPYGVFALMAGVIVDLAGDDLGQALNLLGALGWYCVAVLLGLLLHLTLVYSSLFKIFSKMKLRDFFRAIRPAMLVGFSTSSSSATLPVTMERVEKNVGVDEEVSSFVLPVGATINMDGTSLYQAVAAVFIAQALGMDLTILEQLTIVITATLASIGAAGVPGAGIIMLVIVLQAINVPVEGIALILGVDRILDMCRTAVNITGDAAVSVAVAHTEGLLGDMHFDD, from the coding sequence ATGAAAGCATGGTATAAGCGCCTGCACTGGCAAATCATCATCGGGCTGATCCTCGGCCTCCTGTGGGGACTGGCAGCCAGTTTCTGGGGCTTCACAGAAATTACCGTTGACTACATACAGCCGGTCGGCACCATCTTTATCAACCTGCTCCAGCTCATCGCCATCCCGCTGGTGCTGGCCTCCCTGGTCGTGGGGGTGACAAGTCTCAACGACATGGCCAAGCTCTCACGGATGGGGGGAAAGACCATCGGCATCTACCTGGTGACGACCATTCTGGCCATTACCATCGGACTTACGGTGGTAAATGTCATTCAGCCCGGAGACGCCCTCCCTCAGGAGACCCAGCAGAGCCTGATGGCCAACTACCAGCAGAACCTGGAGGGCTCCAGCGAGGATGCCCAGGAGGTGATGGACCGCACCTTGATGGATTTCTTCGTAGATATCGTGCCCACCAACGTCATTTCGGCCGCCTCCGACAACGGGAATATGCTGCAGGTGGTCTTTCTGGCCATCCTGCTGGGTATTGGCCTCATCCAGATTCCCGTACAAAAAGGGGGGGCGCTGATCAACTTTTTCGATGCCCTCAATGAGGTGATTATCAAGATCGTGGATTTCATCATGCTGCTGGCGCCCTACGGCGTCTTCGCCCTGATGGCGGGGGTGATCGTGGACCTGGCCGGGGACGATCTGGGCCAGGCCCTTAACCTGCTGGGCGCCCTGGGCTGGTATTGCGTGGCCGTACTGCTGGGGCTCCTGCTGCACCTCACGCTGGTTTACTCCAGTCTGTTCAAGATCTTCAGCAAGATGAAGCTGCGCGACTTTTTTCGTGCTATCCGCCCTGCCATGCTGGTGGGCTTCAGCACCTCCTCCTCGTCGGCCACCCTCCCCGTCACCATGGAGCGCGTGGAGAAGAACGTGGGCGTGGACGAGGAGGTTTCCAGCTTCGTGCTGCCGGTGGGAGCCACCATCAACATGGACGGTACCAGCCTCTACCAGGCGGTGGCCGCCGTATTCATCGCCCAGGCGCTGGGTATGGACCTTACCATCCTTGAGCAGCTGACCATCGTGATCACCGCCACCCTCGCATCCATCGGTGCGGCCGGCGTGCCCGGAGCGGGCATAATCATGCTGGTCATCGTACTGCAGGCCATCAATGTGCCGGTGGAGGGCATCGCGCTCATTCTCGGGGTGGACCGCATATTGGACATGTGCCGTACGGCGGTCAATATTACGGGCGATGCCGCCGTATCAGTGGCCGTGGCTCACACCGAGGGTCTGCTCGGCGACATGCACTTTGACGACTGA
- a CDS encoding DUF3098 domain-containing protein: MSKDMLFGSWNYKVLAAGLLLIVVGFSAMYIENEVNGFISLFVSPVVIMAGYISIIVAIMKRKNGESDVSGQPSS, from the coding sequence ATGTCCAAAGATATGCTATTCGGATCCTGGAATTACAAGGTGCTGGCTGCGGGACTCCTGCTCATCGTGGTGGGCTTCTCGGCCATGTACATCGAAAACGAGGTAAACGGCTTCATCTCCCTCTTTGTGTCACCTGTTGTTATCATGGCGGGCTACATCTCCATCATCGTAGCCATCATGAAACGCAAGAACGGCGAATCCGACGTCTCCGGCCAGCCGTCAAGCTGA
- a CDS encoding lamin tail domain-containing protein yields the protein MRSGAHVVESDGTVVVEVRLDVNLQEDLHVDIVLQPNLSSASSEDFATPEVLTLYFEAGLSAGSVQQAHIELRDDNEFEGPEHATLVLRNLRSGPNISIGTSAAFRLDIADNDQAGVVINEIQPATEADMDGDRRAEGTEAFVELLNTERQQVDLSGWYLTRSGGAAFHFPEGTRLASGAALVVINNTQPAGSYGGAQVLAAPDFSPEGDSDTVTLLDGSGTRIDAHRYRDQRVREGSLVRSPEGRGAFTGHLSVSQTSRSPGLRSDGTYFTASRSLDSGTWHILSSPAPAMRLADMHDVTPLQGFRGYEPMAAKNLYTRLDGESFTAPDRLDGVFEPGRGFLLYLNDDRSASGSTAVLEAPGRGNSGNLP from the coding sequence GTGCGTTCCGGGGCACACGTGGTCGAAAGCGACGGAACGGTGGTCGTGGAGGTACGTTTGGACGTGAACCTGCAGGAGGACCTCCACGTGGACATCGTGCTTCAACCCAATCTCAGCAGCGCCTCCTCCGAAGATTTTGCCACTCCAGAAGTCCTTACCCTTTATTTCGAGGCGGGGTTGTCAGCGGGCAGCGTCCAGCAGGCGCATATCGAGCTTCGTGACGACAACGAATTCGAAGGGCCGGAGCACGCCACCCTCGTACTGCGCAACCTTCGCTCGGGCCCCAATATCTCCATAGGCACCTCAGCCGCCTTCCGCCTGGACATCGCCGACAACGATCAGGCCGGCGTCGTCATCAACGAAATTCAGCCGGCCACTGAAGCAGACATGGACGGTGACCGACGAGCGGAAGGGACGGAGGCCTTTGTGGAACTGCTCAACACCGAGCGGCAGCAGGTGGACCTCTCAGGGTGGTACCTGACACGGAGCGGGGGCGCTGCTTTTCACTTTCCGGAGGGTACACGTCTCGCTTCCGGCGCGGCCCTGGTAGTCATCAACAATACTCAACCCGCAGGATCCTACGGAGGAGCGCAGGTCCTGGCGGCCCCTGACTTCTCGCCCGAAGGAGACAGCGACACCGTGACCCTTCTTGATGGGTCGGGCACGCGCATTGACGCCCACCGCTACCGTGATCAGCGGGTACGCGAGGGCTCCCTGGTCCGCAGCCCCGAGGGCAGGGGTGCCTTCACCGGACACCTGTCCGTCTCCCAGACGTCCCGCAGTCCCGGATTGCGCAGCGATGGCACGTATTTCACCGCTTCCCGCAGCCTGGACTCCGGCACCTGGCATATACTCTCCTCGCCTGCGCCTGCTATGCGCCTGGCCGACATGCACGACGTCACACCCCTGCAGGGTTTCCGGGGCTACGAGCCGATGGCGGCCAAGAATCTCTACACGCGCCTGGACGGGGAGAGCTTCACCGCCCCGGACCGCCTGGACGGGGTTTTTGAGCCGGGACGCGGCTTCCTGCTCTACTTAAACGACGACCGTTCCGCTTCCGGGAGCACCGCCGTCCTTGAGGCCCCCGGCCGCGGCAACTCCGGTAATCTACCGTAG
- a CDS encoding tetratricopeptide repeat protein: MMALLSLILVLCPLCENAPTLSGTGQPEKDYETILREGIDAFYRTDWQRAERLFNGLQEQRPEDPRAWFFEAMIPFWDYFFGMGGTGTARRFLELSSEALIRGEEWLDRHPTDTTTVLLMSGLYGYRSLIAASEKRYRTALESGMTGYRYTRQLLALDSADPRALIGKGVFRYMLGSVPGGVRWMTNMAGLKGDRKEGLELLRRASRSDSHVRNDALMILAYLHEKEGRAGEAIAYLERLQERYPCNLLVLYNRARLQEELGRTRQAQELYGRAAGMDNPGLQELIQESARRMERLDTQ, translated from the coding sequence ATGATGGCACTACTCAGTTTGATTCTAGTTCTATGTCCCCTCTGTGAAAACGCCCCGACTCTTAGCGGGACGGGACAGCCGGAGAAGGACTATGAGACCATTCTGCGCGAGGGCATTGACGCCTTCTACCGGACCGACTGGCAGCGCGCCGAGCGTCTGTTCAACGGCCTTCAGGAGCAGAGGCCTGAAGACCCGCGCGCATGGTTTTTCGAGGCCATGATTCCCTTCTGGGACTATTTCTTCGGGATGGGCGGTACCGGGACCGCCCGGCGTTTCCTGGAGCTCTCCTCGGAGGCACTTATTCGCGGCGAGGAGTGGCTGGACCGCCATCCCACCGATACCACCACCGTACTTCTGATGAGCGGACTGTATGGCTACCGAAGTCTTATTGCCGCCAGCGAGAAACGTTACCGCACCGCCCTGGAGAGTGGGATGACCGGCTATCGGTATACCCGGCAGCTGCTGGCGCTGGACAGCGCCGACCCGCGCGCGCTCATCGGCAAGGGGGTATTCCGCTACATGCTGGGCAGCGTGCCGGGCGGGGTGCGCTGGATGACCAACATGGCGGGACTGAAGGGCGACCGAAAGGAGGGCCTGGAGCTGCTGCGCCGCGCCTCACGCTCGGATTCCCATGTGCGCAACGACGCCCTTATGATTCTGGCCTACCTGCACGAGAAGGAGGGCAGGGCGGGAGAGGCCATCGCCTACCTGGAACGTCTGCAGGAACGTTATCCCTGCAACCTGTTGGTGCTTTACAACCGCGCGCGACTCCAGGAGGAGCTTGGCCGAACACGGCAGGCCCAGGAACTCTACGGGAGGGCTGCCGGGATGGACAACCCCGGTCTTCAGGAGCTGATCCAGGAGAGCGCCCGTCGCATGGAGCGGCTGGACACACAATAA
- a CDS encoding tetratricopeptide repeat protein, whose amino-acid sequence MLTLPATSTAQQPQFGMEYTIANRLLDDQEYEQAYRRFLKLYRENPRTYLLLDRLTECLINLQRYEEALDLTREYIENDYNNMQGTVRLGEIHYIRGDSARADSTWDRIASNPSAGLQQLLTLARTMRDRRAFGRAVATYREAERRFEQSSLVASELANTYLMSGDYNEAMQVYLDLIAEQPDRIDELQSTLYRYSDDVLYDTAILELEETMPELSTGHPAYQRLHQLHVWLLMERELYERALATSIEFEDRVSQVTFNLYVTGRRLASERQYALAVEAYRYYIDRDVASVLQRSMQELADVYIAWADYLDDYNLAYASRRDSLYRRAYGLLDDLRTGEPRYGSLGEVLVTQSELALSRLHRPDEARRYLQTLESLGDSSLASQAAYLRGRILLYEENYAQARVELTRSNRREGSGALAEKARYYLAMSDFFSGDYEFAKIQLNALERQNTSYFANDAVRLRVWIQDGLQADSTGGYLDRFSGAMRLTETGRTGEALQRLHAFVDSSAGSLRDDAWLQLASLASPQNLTELYPQLDRYLENAGGGSPLEERLLWERARMADQWLNGAGDTPPLSARSGGEASGTSTSALPADNEALVELYERLLLRFPSSFYASFARDRIQELQSPNET is encoded by the coding sequence ATGCTGACCCTCCCCGCTACCTCCACGGCTCAGCAGCCCCAGTTTGGCATGGAGTACACCATCGCCAACCGACTGCTGGACGACCAGGAATACGAGCAGGCCTACCGGCGTTTCCTGAAGCTCTACCGCGAAAATCCTCGTACCTACCTTCTGTTGGACCGGCTGACGGAGTGCCTGATCAATCTGCAGCGCTACGAGGAAGCCCTGGACCTTACCCGTGAATACATTGAAAACGACTACAACAACATGCAGGGCACCGTGCGCCTTGGAGAGATACATTACATTCGAGGGGACTCGGCGCGGGCCGACTCCACCTGGGACCGTATCGCCTCGAACCCTTCCGCCGGACTTCAGCAGTTGCTGACGCTGGCGCGCACCATGCGCGACCGGCGCGCCTTCGGGCGGGCTGTGGCCACTTACAGGGAGGCGGAACGCCGCTTCGAGCAGTCCTCCCTGGTCGCTTCCGAACTGGCCAACACATACCTGATGTCAGGTGATTACAACGAGGCCATGCAAGTCTACCTCGACCTGATCGCCGAACAGCCCGACCGCATCGACGAGCTCCAGAGCACGCTCTACCGCTACAGCGACGACGTGCTCTACGACACCGCCATCCTGGAGCTGGAGGAGACCATGCCGGAGCTCTCCACCGGCCACCCCGCCTACCAACGTCTGCACCAACTCCACGTCTGGCTGCTGATGGAACGGGAGCTCTATGAGCGCGCTCTGGCCACCTCCATTGAATTTGAGGACCGTGTATCCCAGGTCACCTTCAATCTCTACGTTACAGGCCGCCGGCTGGCCTCCGAGCGGCAATATGCCCTGGCGGTGGAGGCCTATCGCTACTACATCGACCGCGACGTGGCCTCCGTCCTACAGCGAAGCATGCAGGAACTGGCTGATGTCTACATTGCCTGGGCGGACTACCTGGACGACTACAACCTGGCGTACGCCTCGCGCCGCGACTCCCTCTACCGGCGCGCCTACGGTCTGCTGGACGACCTTCGTACCGGGGAACCGCGCTACGGTTCACTGGGCGAAGTGCTGGTCACCCAGTCCGAGCTGGCCCTCTCCCGCCTCCATCGTCCCGACGAGGCGCGTCGCTACCTGCAAACGCTTGAGAGCCTGGGTGACAGCTCACTGGCTTCCCAGGCAGCATATCTGAGGGGACGCATCCTGCTCTACGAGGAAAATTATGCGCAGGCCCGCGTGGAACTCACCCGCAGCAACCGCCGTGAAGGCAGCGGAGCCCTGGCCGAGAAGGCGCGCTACTACCTCGCCATGAGTGATTTTTTCTCCGGGGACTACGAATTTGCCAAAATTCAGCTCAACGCTCTGGAACGCCAGAACACCTCCTATTTTGCCAATGACGCCGTGCGCCTGCGCGTCTGGATACAGGACGGGCTGCAGGCCGACAGCACCGGAGGCTACCTGGACCGCTTTTCGGGGGCCATGCGGCTTACGGAAACGGGCCGCACCGGTGAAGCCCTCCAGCGCCTGCACGCATTTGTCGACAGTTCAGCCGGCTCCCTTCGCGACGACGCCTGGCTGCAGCTCGCTTCCCTCGCCAGCCCGCAAAACCTCACGGAGCTATACCCGCAGCTGGACCGCTACCTTGAGAATGCCGGCGGTGGTTCCCCCCTGGAGGAGCGCCTTCTGTGGGAGCGGGCGCGCATGGCCGACCAGTGGCTGAACGGCGCCGGCGACACGCCGCCCCTCTCCGCCCGTTCCGGCGGAGAGGCGTCCGGCACCTCCACCTCCGCCCTGCCGGCCGACAATGAGGCACTGGTGGAGCTCTACGAGCGCCTTCTGCTCCGTTTCCCAAGCAGTTTTTACGCCTCCTTCGCCCGCGATCGCATACAGGAACTTCAATCCCCAAACGAAACCTGA
- a CDS encoding T9SS type A sorting domain-containing protein, whose amino-acid sequence MAQVWDARTRSFRLLTPQDARLEAWEGFLVQNREASSLEIPESAQLDSGDPAPGGMEETPRISFRLNGRGPGGETVTDRAAEMVFGEEASHGWDAMDATKLRPLSDRWATLSLVGQRGGRSVYKARESRPRNLKGGLSIPLEVRTRGFSGTMELGWSMEGLPENWELRLTDRLNGRQIDLRSRDAYEFEQRAEGPVTRQTEGELRRPDLQMPAPDAGDQPRFTLSVRVPVGPQVAEEETPESVRLNPMYPNPFSSSTTIPFELSENAHVRITVWNTIGAKVATLVDRPMEIGEHRQTWTPSNLPQGIYRIMLEVDGRPFSRPVTYINP is encoded by the coding sequence GTGGCCCAGGTATGGGACGCCCGCACACGCAGCTTCCGGCTTCTCACGCCACAAGATGCACGGCTGGAAGCCTGGGAGGGTTTTCTGGTGCAAAACCGGGAAGCTTCCAGTCTGGAAATACCCGAATCGGCGCAGCTTGACTCAGGGGATCCTGCTCCAGGGGGCATGGAGGAGACCCCACGCATCTCCTTTCGCCTGAATGGCCGCGGCCCGGGGGGAGAAACGGTCACGGACCGCGCCGCCGAAATGGTCTTTGGGGAAGAAGCCTCCCACGGATGGGACGCCATGGACGCCACCAAGCTTCGTCCTCTCTCTGACCGCTGGGCCACCCTCAGCCTGGTGGGACAGCGCGGTGGCCGCAGCGTGTACAAGGCCCGCGAATCACGTCCCCGCAACCTGAAGGGAGGGCTGAGCATCCCCCTTGAGGTGCGTACGAGAGGTTTCTCAGGTACCATGGAACTGGGATGGAGCATGGAGGGGTTGCCCGAAAACTGGGAGCTCCGGCTTACCGACCGCTTGAACGGGAGGCAGATTGACCTGCGCTCACGCGACGCCTACGAATTTGAACAACGGGCCGAGGGACCTGTCACCCGTCAGACTGAAGGGGAGCTGCGCCGTCCCGACCTGCAGATGCCCGCCCCGGATGCCGGCGACCAGCCTCGTTTTACGCTCTCCGTTCGCGTGCCCGTCGGACCTCAGGTGGCGGAGGAGGAGACGCCAGAGTCGGTCAGGCTCAATCCCATGTATCCGAATCCCTTCAGCTCTTCCACCACCATTCCCTTTGAGCTGAGCGAAAACGCCCATGTGCGCATCACCGTCTGGAACACCATCGGGGCCAAAGTGGCCACGCTGGTCGACCGCCCCATGGAGATCGGGGAACACCGGCAAACCTGGACCCCCTCCAACCTTCCGCAGGGCATCTACCGAATAATGCTGGAGGTAGACGGGCGTCCCTTCAGCCGTCCTGTTACCTACATCAACCCTTAG